The following are encoded together in the Corticium candelabrum chromosome 1, ooCorCand1.1, whole genome shotgun sequence genome:
- the LOC134185850 gene encoding uncharacterized protein LOC134185850 isoform X1 produces MLMVRGIFTSLRFPYVQFPCKTLSGDTLYPIVWEAIQRLELLGCKVLAIICDGASSNRSFFRIHSTKNSSEAQEQLAYRTRNPFSCDRDRTFLWFVSDAPHLMKTTRNCWTSPKRNLWNCGKDISWNHLRRLYYQDSGAQRCAGGLSLVPKLKFEHLKLSSFSKMRVDLAVQVRKNILDVSYTCLCVSTGTE; encoded by the exons ATGCTAATGGTGAGAGGAATATTTACATCCTTGAGATTTCCATATGTACAGTTTCCTTGCAAGACTCTTTCTGGTGACACCTTATATCCTATTGTTTGGGAAGCCATTCAACGACTGGAACTACTTGGATGTAAGGTGCTGGCAATAATCTGTGATGGAGCTAGTAGTAATCGTAGCTTCTTTCGTATTCATTCAACAAAGAATTCTTCAGAGGCTCAGGAGCAGCTAGCTTATAGAACTAGAAACCCTTTCAGCTGTGATCGTGACCGCACATTTCTCTGGTTTGTGTCTGATGCTCCCCATTTGATGAAGACGACACGAAACTGTTGGACTAGCCCTAAGCGAAATCTCTGG aaTTGTGGTAAAGATATAAGTTGGAATCATCTTCGACGACTGTACTACCAAGATTCTGGGGCACAGAGATGTGCTGGAGGGTTGAGTCTTGTCCCTAAGCTGAAGTTTGAGCACCTCAAGTTATCCTCATTTTCTAAAATGAGAGTGGACTTAGCAGTTCAGGTAAGAAA GAATATACTGGATGTATCATAcacatgtttatgtgtgtctaCGGGTACTGAGTGA
- the LOC134185841 gene encoding uncharacterized protein LOC134185841 → MTAYMAAVPCNDSEVLRDAVAVVLTKVDDSLSERSRSVSVLAESLLVWSAQNRQAFESFAKSLLRLLLPCLKDVGKKPSRSWEERIWRNFHAVRVSSHLTTLWKSQPTEVCSGDSMLCQMLVTAIMEHLIKVHYPVEVTSLTHQSEQLATSTEEQKVIRYMAGYIPVSLRKKLERSSHHQKEEFILCLWGMCEDETDCEDFLAYNRHWVDRVNRGGLFIVSDLSYLPFEQLELNVRKLYNFVSA, encoded by the coding sequence ATGACGGCATATATGGCGGCTGTCCCTTGCAATGATTCTGAGGTCCTACGCGACGCTGTGGCAGTTGTGTTGACTAAGGTAGACGATTCCCTGAGTGAAAGAAGTAGGAGTGTTTCAGTTTTAGCAGAATCGCTACTTGTCTGGAGTGCTCAGAACAGGCAAGCGTTCGAGAGCTTCGCTAAGTCACTGTTGCGGTTGCTTCTTCCATGTTTGAAGGACGTGGGAAAGAAGCCCAGCAGATCGTGGGAGGAGAGAATTTGGCGCAACTTCCATGCGGTTCGTGTCTCCAGTCACTTGACGACACTGTGGAAGTCGCAACCAACTGAGGTGTGTTCTGGTGATTCGATGCTTTGTCAAATGTTGGTCACTGCTATCATGGAGCACCTCATAAAAGTCCATTACCCTGTTGAGGTTACGTCGTTGACTCATCAGTCTGAGCAATTGGCCACGTCAACAGAGGAGCAAAAGGTGATACGATACATGGCAGGTTACATTCCCGTGTCACTAAGAAAGAAGCTAGAACGATCTTCCCATCACCAAAAAGAGGAATTTATTCTGTGCCTCTGGGGGATGTGTGAGGATGAGACAGATTGTGAAGATTTCCTTGCCTACAATAGACACTGGGTGGATCGAGTAAACCGTGGAGGTCTGTTTATAGTCAGTGATCTGTCCTATCTCCCGTTTGAGCAGCTTGAACTCAATGTTCGTAAGCTATACAATTTTGTCAGCGCTTGA
- the LOC134185832 gene encoding uncharacterized protein LOC134185832, which yields MGGYLSRLLYGDDTAEGASTRHEWNEEEAAGNRAWNPYDIILSCKLGDLCDDEASQKRGSPGQWTCTFNPSQDLPFPMDEWAGHVVGILGQYNRGKTWIMSRLSNCQLAKEGMTVRTEGISLKWVETTGDDEGDREPDKFHHLVIDTAGFNTPITLSGVQTANQGGCELNKPSEPGDAQAAAGDNTDNKRLDAANSLMQETEQYEQFLQSMTFALSDYLIVVLHETTLSDQRFLIQVVRKWKECSQDGRCKEIFVLHNFRDMQDPKEREKLFAQCTEDILDGRKGKRKGVSWFTCPTLRTRHVCLMNDDTHWKYNDSVFDVVKEWIHNILPKPQFPYTPEKLARQFAKCSTQLLRERGFLVNVKEIRHKEDNGKMIYTAVKSEEHLPVAQLRSDDDKFYSPLLGFRPAYSIRNYRSEAGSDCKLIRIEAPGVASIKVKPNYKRSSVGHWAVEVSGQKEREDSVNYVRELKSQEVEFNPRLKPTPEKVDKLNKIEPDADSCRYGHFSELFQIPLQFKKPHFVKIGPDNGIFYILFEEEEEQGGQEVTQE from the exons ATGGGTGGATATCTTTCCAGACTTCTATACGGAGATGACACTGCAGAAGGCGCTAGCACACGCCATGAATGGAATGAGGAGGAAG CTGCAGGCAATCGTGCATGGAATCCGTATGACATCATACTATCGTGCAAACTTGGCGATCTGTGTGACGATGAAGCAAGTCAGAAGAGAGGTTCACCCGGTCAGTGGACGTGCACATTCAATCCATCGCAAGATCTTCCCTTTCCAATGGACGAATGGGCAGGACACGTCGTTGGCATCTTGGGTCAGTACAACAGAGGCAAGACGTGGATCATGAGTCGTTTGAGTAACTGCCAGCTAGCCAAGGAAGGTATGACAGTTAGAACGGAAGGCATCAGTCTCAAGTGGGTCGAAACGACAGGAGACGACGAAGGCGACCGAGAGCCTGACAAGTTCCACCATCTTGTTATCGATACTGCCGGTTTCAATACACCCATAACTCTATCAGGAGTGCAAACCG CTAATCAGGGCGGATGTGAACTCAACAAACCGAGCGAGCCTGGTGATGCACAAGCGGCGGCCGGTGACAACACCGACAACAAAAGACTGGATGCAGCCAACAGTCTGATGCAAGAAACAGAACAATATGAGCAATTCCTTCAAAGCATGACGTTTGCTCTCTCTGACTACCTCATCGTCGTATTGCACGAGACGACCTTGTCAGATCAGAGGTTTCTCATCCAAGTGGTTCGCAAGTGGAAAGAATGCTCGCAAGATGGCAGATGCAAAGAAATTTTCGTGCTACACAACTTCAGGGACATGCAAGATCCTAAGGAGAGGGAAAAACTGTTTGCG CAATGCACAGAAGACATTCTCGACGGTCGCAAGGGCAAAAGGAAAGGCGTTTCCTGGTTTACTTGTCCTACTCTGCGTACCCGCCATGTTTGTCTGATGAACGACGACACACACTGGAAATATAATGATTCCGTCTTTGACGTCGTCAAAGAGTGGATTCATAACATCCTTCCAAAGCCACAATTCCCTTACACTCCAGAAAAGCTTGCCCGTCAATTTGCTAAGTGCAGTACGCAGCTGCTGAGGGAGAGGGGATTTCTTGTGAACGTGAAAGAGATTCGGCATAAGGAAGACAACGGGAAAATGATCTATACCGCAGTCAAGTCAGAGGAGCACTTGCCAGTGGCACAGCTGCGGTCTGATGACGACAAATTTTACTCTCCGCTTCTTGGTTTCCGGCCAGCA TACTCAATACGTAACTATCGATCTGAAGCCGGTTCCGATTGCAAGTTGATTAGGATTGAAGCCCCGGGTGTGGCAAGCATAAAGGTGAAACCAAACTACAAGCGGTCGAGTGTCGGTCACTGGGCAGTAGAAGTGAGTGGACAAAAAGAACGGGAAGACAGTGTGAACTATGTGAGAGAGCTAAAAAGCCAAGAAGTGGAATTCAATCCTCGCCTAAAACCGACTCCTGAGAAAGTCGACAAACTCAATAAAATAGAGCCGGACGCCGACAGCTGCAGATATGGGCACTTTTCTGAACTATTTCAGATTCCTCTCCAGTTCAAAAAACCACACTTCGTGAAAATCGGCCCAGATAACGGTATCttttatattttgtttgaagaagaggaagaacaAGGTGGACAAGAAGTAACGCAAGAATAA
- the LOC134194689 gene encoding uncharacterized protein LOC134194689 — protein sequence MTLTDHLVVSVGKDGGILKDPVVSFYAPRQSHHALVQAVRSMMGVTCSLKSRDLSLAALGFEVMTCRPFQDKSLSYDAFINLVTAVGRPDTTGGNVLVRPCCSRLERLQILQRTLVLSMTRVLVIVISQLDRKQLKSVCQIINQAQTKTDSETTILIFHVTCLSQEVKKQIELIDGCLPDRQAVAVHQLSDKSLSQDYLQVNIRQGSRSAVYHCYCKSQKFPNLMEILKKCGLS from the exons ATGACTCTCACCGATCACTTGGTCGTGTCAGTCGGAAAAGATGGAGGAATATTGAAAGATCctgttgtttctttctacgCTCCGAGACAGTCTCATCACGCTCTAGTGCAAGCTGTCAGGTCAATGATGGGAGTGACTTGTAGTCTGAAGAGTCGTGATTTGTCTCTGGCTGCATTGGGCTTTGAAGTAATGACTTGTCGACCATTTCAGGACAAGTCTTTATCATATGATGCTTTCATTAACTTGGTGACGGCTGTTGGGAGGCCAGATACCACTGGCGGGAACGTCCTAGTCAGACCTTGCTGTTCTCGACTCGAGAGATTGCAAATTCTACAACGAACTCTTGTATTGTCTATGACTCGGGTGCTTGTTATTGTGATCAGTCAGCTCGATCGGAAGCAGTTGAAATCAGTTTGTCAGATCATCAACCAGGCTCAAACAAAAACCGACTCAGAAACAACAATTCTTATTTTTCACGTTACTTGTTTATCACAGGAAGTGAAG AAACAAATAGAACTGATTGACGGATGCTTGCCTGATCGCCAGGCGGTAGCTGTTCATCAACTTAGTGATAAGTCATTGAGTCAGGATTATTTGCAAGTGAACATTCGTCAAGGCAGTCGATCGGCTGTTTACCATTGTTATTGCAAGTCACAAAAATTTCCTAATCTCATGGAGATTCTAAAGAAGTGTGGATTATCATAA
- the LOC134185850 gene encoding uncharacterized protein LOC134185850 isoform X2, protein MLMVRGIFTSLRFPYVQFPCKTLSGDTLYPIVWEAIQRLELLGCKVLAIICDGASSNRSFFRIHSTKNSSEAQEQLAYRTRNPFSCDRDRTFLWFVSDAPHLMKTTRNCWTSPKRNLWNCGKDISWNHLRRLYYQDSGAQRCAGGLSLVPKLKFEHLKLSSFSKMRVDLAVQEYTGCIIHMFMCVYGY, encoded by the exons ATGCTAATGGTGAGAGGAATATTTACATCCTTGAGATTTCCATATGTACAGTTTCCTTGCAAGACTCTTTCTGGTGACACCTTATATCCTATTGTTTGGGAAGCCATTCAACGACTGGAACTACTTGGATGTAAGGTGCTGGCAATAATCTGTGATGGAGCTAGTAGTAATCGTAGCTTCTTTCGTATTCATTCAACAAAGAATTCTTCAGAGGCTCAGGAGCAGCTAGCTTATAGAACTAGAAACCCTTTCAGCTGTGATCGTGACCGCACATTTCTCTGGTTTGTGTCTGATGCTCCCCATTTGATGAAGACGACACGAAACTGTTGGACTAGCCCTAAGCGAAATCTCTGG aaTTGTGGTAAAGATATAAGTTGGAATCATCTTCGACGACTGTACTACCAAGATTCTGGGGCACAGAGATGTGCTGGAGGGTTGAGTCTTGTCCCTAAGCTGAAGTTTGAGCACCTCAAGTTATCCTCATTTTCTAAAATGAGAGTGGACTTAGCAGTTCAG GAATATACTGGATGTATCATAcacatgtttatgtgtgtctaCGGGTACTGA